In Spodoptera frugiperda isolate SF20-4 chromosome 12, AGI-APGP_CSIRO_Sfru_2.0, whole genome shotgun sequence, a single window of DNA contains:
- the LOC118263012 gene encoding cytochrome P450 6l1, translated as MFGFIIQLVLVFIISCLSVFYLLVRSNYGYWKKRGVPYEEPKFVFGNLSFLMRRSFWDVFYDLSKKYKKHDYVGIFMSWKPALMLFSKDLSKKVLVKDTDSFQDRYSYSGMKDDPLGSLNLFSIKSPMWVQMRNELSPMFTSLRLKGVTELMNINSTELVRRVQKDYIDQNKPVDLKELFSMYTSDTVAYTVFGIRVSVLKELASPLWDITQHMVRWTFWRGLEFTLVFFLPAIAEVFRLKFFSQPATEHIKKLFNEVVAQRKKTGETNDKDLVNHLLKLKANLKLPAGSDAELADNLMMAQVAVFILGSIETSSTTLAYMLNELAYHPDEQEKLYHEVTAALKETGKEILQYDDLMNVKYLTACMHETLRKYPPVAHLDRVCNKAYQLTENLTIEPGTPVYVNVVAIHHNEDYYPEPEEWKPERFINSTDSDNHDFTFLPFGEGPRFCIGKRYGMMQIRTAIAQLITKYRFEPAAPKNLGTDPYSVLLAPKNGGKVKFVPRT; from the exons ATGTTCGGGTTTATCATACAATTGGTTCTAGTTTTCATAATATCTTGTTTGAGCGTATTCTATTTGTTAGTACGAAGTAACTATGGGTATTGGAAGAAACGGGGCGTGCCTTACGAAGAACCAAAGTTTGTTTTCGGTAATCTTTCTTTCCTCATGAGACGGAGTTTCTGGGATGTGTTCTACGATTTGagtaaaaagtacaaaaagCATGATTACGTTGGAATCTTCATGTCATGGAAGCCTGCCCTCATGTTGTTCTCGAAAGATCTCTCGAAGAAAGTCCTTGTGAAAGACACTGACAGTTTCCAAGATAGATACAGCTATTCTGGAATGAAGGATGACCCTTTGGGCTCTTtgaatttgttttctattaag aGTCCAATGTGGGTACAAATGAGAAATGAACTGTCACCAATGTTTACGAGTCTCCGTTTGAAAGGAGTCACAGAGCTTATGAACATCAACTCCACGGAACTCGTGCGCAGGGTGCAGAAGGATTACATCGACCAGAACAAACCTGTGGACCTTAAG GAACTATTTTCGATGTACACATCGGATACGGTGGCGTATACAGTCTTTGGTATCCGAGTGAGTGTTCTGAAAGAACTTGCCTCCCCCCTCTGGGACATCACACAGCACATGGTAAGGTGGACCTTCTGGAGAGGACTGGAATTCACCCTGGTCTTCTTCTTACCTGCTATTGCTGAGGTTTtcag ATTGAAATTCTTCTCGCAGCCTGCTACAGAGCATATTAAGAAGTTATTCAATGAAGTAGTAGCACAGAGAAAGAAGACAGGGGAAACGAATGACAAAGACCTCGTCAATCATTTGTTAAAGTTAAAGGCGAACTTGAAACTCCCTGCAGGATCGGATGCAG AATTAGCTGATAACCTAATGATGGCTCAGGTAGCTGTCTTCATTCTGGGTTCCATTGAAACTTCATCAACAACATTGGCATACATGTTAAATGAGCTGGCTTATCATCCTGACGAACAG GAAAAACTGTACCACGAAGTCACAGCAGCATTAAAAGAGACTGGAAAAGAAATTTTGCAATACGACGACTTGATGAATGTGAAATATCTTACAGCATGCATGCATG AAACGCTAAGAAAGTACCCACCAGTGGCCCACTTGGACAGAGTATGCAACAAGGCATACCAGCTGACAGAGAACCTGACCATAGAACCTGGCACTCCAGTCTACGTGAACGTGGTGGCCATCCATCACAACGAGGACTACTACCCGGAACCTGAGGAGTGGAAGCCCGAGAGGTTCATCAACTCCACCGACAGTGACAACCATGACTTCACATTCCTGCCATTCGGTGAAGGCCCCAGGTTTTGCATAG GTAAACGCTACGGTATGATGCAAATACGGACAGCAATCGCCCAGTTGATAACTAAATACAGATTTGAGCCCGCTGCGCCCAAAAATCTGGGGACTGATCCCTACAGCGTTCTACTGGCACCGAAAAATGGCGGAAAAGTGAAGTTTGTACCTagaacataa